Genomic DNA from Paenibacillus donghaensis:
CGCCGTTTTCTCGGCGGGCGCTGTCCGCACCATTCCCTACTCTACAAAGAAATGAATCGCCTGGGCTGAACGAATTCCCAGATGCGAATGGAACTTCGGAAAATCAACCTTGACCTCATTCGTCCGTGCCTCCCGTCCACACTTATTCTGGATTTGGATTCCACCGTGGAGACCGTCTATGGAAACCAGGCCAAGGCCGCCAAAGGGGGCCATTCCCATAAGCCGGGGCGTAAAAGCTATCATCCCTTGCTCGCCTTCGAAGGATGACGAATCGTTTCCTGGTCCAGTCTAATACGAGCCAACAATGTCCTTGTTGCGGTAGAAGAAAGAAGACTTCTGCAAGAATCTACACCTGTACCTGCGGCTATGAAAAACATCAGGATGTTCATGGCAGCAAAGGAATATTGTCCAAATATCTTTATGGAGCAAAAGTGTTGCTTACTGAACCCTGCCGTAACATTCCGCATCCCGCGAAAGGAAGCAGCCATCCTGTTTGCTTGTAGAAAGTTACAGTAGGGCTTTGTAAGAACCCCCTACTTCTTAGCGAAGCGTAAGTAGGGGAGGTTCATTTTGACCAAATAATTGTTTGTAATCGTGCTATAATGTTTAACAAAGTCTTTTTAGGAGTTGATCTTGTATGGCTGTCTCCAAAGATCATTTAAATAAATTCAACAATTACCTGAAGATGCTCTCCCTATCGCAGCTGAATTCCTGGAAAAATTGGCAGTTAATTCGAACTGCCGAAATATTCCTTGGGATGACGAACCAACTACACAAGAGGATATTGACGATATTGCCAGAGCCCAAAAGTCAATTACTCGTGGTGAGGGAATCAAACTTAAGGATGTAATAGATGATCTACTCAATTAAGTTCTATAAGGAAGCGCTGAACTCGATATAAAAAGAATGAAGGGAACTTTAGATGAATTCAGACTACGAGTTGGCTCTTATTGAATTGTTTATACAGTTCAAAGCAGTCGGTTAATTGTCCATATTTTAGAAATTGCTTCCCGTGGCGATGCTTATGAATAACGTTACTTCCCATCTGAATATAGATGGGTTTTGTTTTTTATGCAATTTCGAGATATGCGTCGATAAGATGGGGTGTACTCGTTCGCAAGGAGCTTGGAGATAAAAACCGGGTACCGAAGAAGCCCGGCTTCTCCGCCGTGACTCCCCCGATTGTAAATGAAGCAGGCGGTTAGCGTTGGCTATGGGGCTGGTGAGGTAAATATAGATGTGAGCTGATTAATTATGGCATAATAAGTTCCAAGCCTACGACAGGGAGCGGTAAACGATGTTCACCAAACGGCAAAAGATTATGCTTTCGTATATTTATTGCGCCAAGGAAGAACTGAGGATAGATATTTTGGCCGAAATTATCCATGTCTCCGTGCAGACGGCGCGTTCTGAGTTGGAGAAAATCAATGACATTTTGCCGCAAATCGGAGCGCATATTGTCATGACCGCACGGGGAGGCTGCCTGATCGCAGAGGAGGATCGAGAGCCGATCTTCCATCTGCTGCAAAGCACGGCGACGGTGGACAAGAGCAATATCGAAAACCACGCGGTCTGGGAGCGGATTATCGCGAGTATCGGAATGCTCGTGTTCGAGCGGGATTACGTCAGCATGGAGGAACTGGCGGAGCGGCTATACGTCTCCAAGTCTACGATGAATCTGGATATCTCGGAGGTTAAGCGAATTATCGGGCGCACGGCTGGGGTAAGCCTGCATATTTCCAAAACGAGTGGACTGAAAATTCAGGGAAAAGAAACCGAAATTCGCTATCTGCTGTCCAA
This window encodes:
- a CDS encoding zinc ribbon domain-containing protein, which codes for MTNRFLVQSNTSQQCPCCGRRKKTSARIYTCTCGYEKHQDVHGSKGILSKYLYGAKVLLTEPCRNIPHPAKGSSHPVCL